The genomic segment ttttctagagCCAGGGGTTGGCAGGGTTTGACCATAAGGGCATATGGTGGGGGAAAAGTGGAAATGTTTAAGGCAGCGGTGTCAGCAGGAGTATCGAGTGTATGAAGAGCCTGTACTTAGCTGTGTACCGTGGATACACAGGCAAATTTGACGTGGTGTAAAATCCACCATCCTTCTGGGGGTCCTCGTGTGGCtggctgcgctggggagcagcagggagcagctgaCTTTCTCATTGCTGTGATACTGCCTGTGGCTGCCAGCGTAATTTATATGCTTAGAGTGATTTTTATGTTTGCTCAGTTTGTTCCTGGCTCAGCAGGATTAGGTTTAGGGCTGACAAGAATATAATAATGGTAAAATTTTAGGGGGTGGGGGTAGTATCTTCTTGTTCTCGGTCATTGTAAAAACACAGGTTGAGATAGTGGGACAGAAGGATGTTGTTAGTGATGGATGATGTGCGTCACCCGCGGCGGCTCCCCACGCTCTGCTGCCGGAGGGGGGTTTGAGGCAGGACTGAGAGTGACTCGGGAAAATCCCTGTACAGAATAAGATCCTCTGCGCTAGCTCTGGATATGGgtagagagaaaagaaatggcaGATCCTCTAAATGGTCTTCTCAGCCTGACATTTTGTGTCCCTCCAAGGCCCTGGTGCCACCAGTGTGCAAATTTGGGCTCACATAGCCCTTTCCTGAGAGTTGCATTGGACACTTCAGTTGCTGAATGAGGAGGACGAAAGTGATTTTCCCATTTGTCCCTGCACCGGCATAAAGATGGCTCTGGCTCtgtgacagaaacatttttaagaatcgtgttctttctttttatttcccccccccccaatttgtCCTGGGTACAGCACGTACTGCCCAGTGAGACGTTGAAACTCCATGAGGTGGCACAGAGTTTAATGTGTTCAGATATTTCGCCCtccgctttttctttttttcttctgtgctccaATGCTCCATTTTACCAGGCCAGCCAGCTTTTGACAGACATCCAGTTTTATTAGTGCTTTTAGCAGAAACCAAAATCCCACCTCCTTTGGCTTGCGGACAACCTACCGATTGAAGCCTGGGAGCagaatatatttgtgtgtgtgcgtgtgtgtgtctgctgGGCCCTGTGTGAgtccagctcagaaaaaaaagaaaaaacagatttgaaaatgTGTCTGGGATGTCTCAGGGGacaaaaagtaatattaaaaataataataataattgaaaaGCCTCTTCCTTCAATTTGCTGCCTTACCTTTGCGTTATAGGGGTTCCTCGGTTCCAGCTTGGGAGAAGTAGGATGCGGATAAGCAAATAAGGGGATCAGTAGGACCTGGttcagaaagcatttaaaaatgaaacattaaggTACCTCCTCACTTCTGTGAAATATGTCTTTAATTGCTGCTTTCACCAAATGCAAGGCTGAATCAGGCGTGGGTGGTCGGGCAGTGGAGAGCGTGGGAGCCCAGTGGTGCCTGGTCCCGTCCCAGCGTTGGGCAGTCCATCTTTTGAGACCTCAGTTCCCTCTTTGTGAGACACACCAGCCTCTTGGGTCCCtgtaatacaaattttaaaaaaatcttaatttgttgggctttgttctgttttaaaatagcGAATGTTACTTGTTCTACCTTGGCCAAATGTTAACTTCCCTTAAATTTTGGAGTGTAAAAGACAAAAGACGTGACTTTTCAAACTTCACTATTCAACTCCAGGCATTTTACAGAAGACCATTTATTTCACACAAAGTATTACTCCTTCTAAAACTCAGACCGATTTATAATCTCTTTATTTGAGCACTCCAAATTGCTAGTCACTTCTAAATAGAGATATTAGTTTCAGGCTTTCTACTTGTATTTATTGCCTTTGATGAAAGAGAGGGTGTCAGGAGAGGAAAATGAgtggaggcagaggagagaaataggagaaattaagggaagggggtggaaaagggaacaaagaaatcgattaaattattttgcttgCATGTCTTTCCTAAGGATGATTATGTTTCTCTGGGAAACATCCCCTTCATTCGATGTGTTAATATTTAATTAGTTGCTCATCATTAAGTGCTTATTGTCGTTGCTAATTTGGACAGGGAAGCGGTGGTAACTGTTGTTTCTGATGGCGTGCTGCTGACGGTCTCGCTTGCTGCTGCGAATGTAAGTAGGTTAACAGGGCAGGTATTTTTAAGGCTCATGGCCTGGCAGCATCTAATCTTCCTCGCACCCAAACTTCAAGGAAACCCCTCGTTGCCTTTTCATAGTGGGGTGCAAAGGCCACGGGAGCATTGTCCGAAAGTCCCAACAAGACTCTGTGAAACAGCAAATCTGCAGTAAAGGCTTTAGCCTTTTTACCCTAACGTAACATTTGTTAGTGTGAGGTgctgaaaactcattttcatcATTTGGGCATGTGATACAAAGCCTCAGGATCTGAAATATTACGGTAACCATGGCTACCAGTGACTTATCTGAGGGAGTTTgacttttgttttgattttaagtGTCTTAATTGTAGTTTAAAAATCAGAATCTGAATGTGTTTTTTACTTAGGCATGAAACTAAAGGCATTAAATGATTTGCATTATTAAAATATCTATAATGCTGCCTTTCAAAGGTTCTTAAAGAAGGTCCTTAATATTCATACCCTATGTTCTAAATAAAGTTACTCTTCAGCTTTATGCTAGTTCTCCTGCTCTCGCCATAAATTTCTTGCAGGCTTGAGTGCTCAGAAGGTGCCTCGCTGGTTATTTTGCAATCCCAAGTCTTTTGTTTATCCACAGAAAAGCTGTGGCACTGCGTACTTGATGCATGtgagcacacacacactctgctgcttttcctccctcctctcctgtaCCCCAGCCATGCCCCGCGGGCTCCTACCTTTAGAGCTTGTGTTTGCTGGAGAGGCTGGCTCTTGGAAATTTGCCCTGCTTAGAAATCTTGCCAACCCCCTTGAGTTTCTCCTGTATGAAAAATTACTGAGCACCACCTGCTCAGAGAGTGGGAAAACGTGGGTGGATATTAGCAAGGATGCTGAACTGGGATGGAGGGCGAGCCCCGCTAGCGCTGAACTATCCCTCCTTCCAAGGAGGACCATGTTATGAAAGGAGAGTAGGAAGATGACAGGCAGTTGTGTAgcaaaagatttttcttatttaattcaATCACTGAAATGTTATAATCTGGCCGGGTATAATTCTCTCCATTTGTACTTGTGCAGTAGTTGCAAACATGCTGAAATATGAACTCATGCTTGGTAAGCCTTTAATTCCAGCTTTGATGTTTTTAATCATCAGTGCAGATTTGGTAAAAATGATTCATTAGCTTGAAACGCATCTTGGATTACACGTGATGTTGTGGAGAATCGAGGAGGCAAAGACAGGGGACGGTTGTTCTTTGGGATGTTCTTTGTGCCTTATCTGAACTGAATCTTGAAGTATGGCCCTTAAATATCTCTCAGCCCGTCAGCTTTAGAGGCCTCTTGGGCGTCCGGATACCTCCTTGCTGCATCTGTTTCTGGTCAGAAAAAGCCAGCAGTCCTTGCTCAGAAACGTGTCAGCTAAGGATGTGGTCAGCGTGCTTGGGGCAAGGATGAGCACATGGCCAGGCTCCTGCAATAGGTGCAGCAGGAGAATTTCTGCGCTTGTTTGCCTTCCCTGCCCGCTGTCTGGCTGGAACCACTCCCTTAACCCTTGCGTTAACATTTTTCACAAGCGTGCAATGTGTGTACAGTTTTGGGTTGATTTTCCACACGCGACGGTCACGTAAACCATGCTGAACTCTGTCCTGCAGTGACTGGAGAGGATTGAAAGCAATCTGGCTTCAGAGCAGCGGCTTGGAGACAAATCCTCAATCCCATTACTTGTTCCCTGGCAGTCCCTTTTTGAAAACTGGGTACCAGTGATGTTATCGGAGTCTTTGAGGCTGCTGCCCAAAATGGATCGCCCTTCTGAATCAACGTGTCTGTTGAATTCCAGCTGCCCCCACCATTCGTGCTATGGACGCAATTACATGAATATAAAGATGCCTTTCACTGCTACAGCTATTTCCATGTGGAAAGTGGGATTTCTGTTCCGGTAAAGTCACCTTTATACCAATATTCATGTTAGAGGCCTTGATCATGTAAACGTTTTCAGATCCCCTTGCAGGTCATTGTGGGACCTGTGGGATGTGCCGTGGAAGTGCTGCTTGACGTGAATGTGATTTTTatgtttcacattttttccaAGGATAAATTTGACTGGGTGCAGCCAGGCACACTTGACCCTGCTCCGAGCTCTCATGCTCGGTCCCTGCCGAAGGATGCTCTGGCCACAGAAACCTCCGCAAAGCTCTGCGGCAGGGGACGGACGTCGCTCAGTGCTGTCCTTTTGAAGACAAAGATGAATAAACGAGGAAAATTCCAGAAActctccagccctgcctccatcagaaagggaagggggaaggagcgGAATAAACACTTTCTCACTATTGTGCGATGAAAGGCTTTTATCTTGAAGGCATGTTCTGTACCGCTGAGGAGTAGATGCAACTCTTCTGAAGTTTGTCTGCAAGGCTCTTTCTTCTGTAACAAATTGTTAAGCAACAACCATGTGGCATATTGGGATCTCCTGTAAGATAGGCACAGCCTCACAAAGGCACTTTCAGATGTTGGAGGCTTCTTTTTGTGCCTTTCTGACATCCAGCCGctgcctctcttcttcccctgttCCTAACGCAGCGCAGGGAGCAGAAGGCAAGGCCGTGCATCATGCCCGCAGTACGGCAGCCTGGTCCGAGCCAAGCCTGCTGTTATCACAAATCCCTTTTTACTAACCGCCGTGCAAACAGCGTTTTGttgctcttttctcccctctcctccccccgctTTGTTTTTTTGTAGAGTCTCTCACTTGATTTCTCATGCTTTGtgtggattttattttgcttccagCTTATGTGTTTCTTCTAAACTGGACATGATCGGTGCTTTTCtcgctgtttggttttgttttgttgtttgttttcccccccccccccggaggaTTGTGTAATCGTTGGTTCCTTTTATTCTATACCTGTAAACAGACAAAGGAATGAGTACAGGGAGTTTTTCAGGGGTAGCTGCTCACAACTACCTACCGAAATGAATCGCACATGCAAACATGTTTATTCCAGCACAGAAATATCTACCTGCCCAAATTTAGTCCTACATCTACTCTAAACTTACAGTCTGGTTATTAACAGTGCCTGTAAAAGTTAattgagaaaaaggaaaagaagcggAATGTTTGTTCAGGTAAGGCTTGTTGTTTGAAGAGGCACCCGCACTGGGCGCGTTGTGGATATAGTGAAAGCAATCCTATATGGGTAAGCCCTTAGGCTgggaaaaggaatatttaaaattagtatgaaaaaaaaacactgaataaaTTCCCATGAGAAAAATCCTGCAGGAGATCGAGTCTAATGAAGTTACAGTAAACTCGGGAGTTACCATCTCCCAGATGAGCCGCCGGAGCTCTCTGTGTGTATTTCACCTGTCCAGCATGAAGCAAAATGGGTTTGCGCAGTGAACGATACTGTGTTCAGAGGCGAGATCGTTTCCTTGCTTGTGCTCGATGTTTCCTCCAGCGAATCAAAGCCATTGTTCCAGAGAGGAGAGTAAAATGAGTTTGACGTGATGAATATTCATGCACTCGCTCCCTCCAATCTCCTTCCTCTTTCACCATGGGAAGAGCTGGAGTGGATAAACGTTTCTTGGCTCACGGAGTAGTGGATAAAGGTCTTGTCAGCAAGTGACTTTTTGCTAATCCTTTTTATTATAGGAAGGATGTTGTAGCTGGACTCTGCTCTCTGAACTAAGAGTTTTTAGCATGCTTTGACTTTAAGGTAGGAATTCCAGATCTGTGCTACAAGAAGCACAGCTGACAGGTATCACTCATCCCAGTAGGAACTCATACTTTTTGAGGAATTTTGACGCGCGTTCCCAAGCCTGAGTTTTGAAACAGGCTGCAAAGATTTGATATctgcatcctgcagcatcccaaaGAGCTCCAGAGCTACTCGCACAAAGCGGCTGCCCTCGCAGTGCTCTGATGAACATCACAGATTTCCCCTAACTTGCCTCTTCTGTAAAGCTTGCAGGAAATTGCAGTCCGATAAGTTGGGCAAGTAGCAAGTCCTGTCCATTGTTCCTTATTGTTTGAGGATTGTTTACATCCCTTTTTTTGTTATCCCATCTCCCTGACTCTTCTCTGACCTTGCCTACTTGTTTCGTCCattgtgtgtggcttttgttgttgtttaggtAGTGAACGCTCAGGGGCAGTTGTTAGCAAACGATGGGATTATCTTATACAGCCCCTAGCACACTGGGACCTGgtctctgtattatttttttggcTCTGTTGGTATATTCTacctaaataataataatagtaatacccTTTAAGCGCAGTACTAAGTGCACCCTCCCACTGTGGGCTTGGGAGCAAGTAATGCAGCTTTCCAGATTCGGTATGATCTGCTTGGGATTTTTTGTCACACTTCCATAAAATGGTTCTTCAAATGCAGAGACCAAGTAGCAGGATACCTCTGAGAACACAAACCCCATCCTGAATACTGGTCCTTGTGAATGTTTCCTTCCCAGGAGGGCTTGGATCTTGATCCTGAAAAGTAGTTCAGGGCTGGATTAAATTTGTAAATAAATTTAGGATTTCATGCTTCTGTTGGCGTGAGCGGATCCCGTTCAGAGGGCAGGGCGTGCTGGCCCGCTATTGCCTTGCTCAGGAAATCTGCAGCACAATTGTAGTTATTTTCGGAGGAGCACAGAGCATCTAATAGTCTTTTCCACTTGTGCAGAGATACTGCTGATGTTCACCTCCAAATGCAGCCATCTCGCTGACAAGTGCATCTGAGGCCAAGTGAATGAATCTAAGGATGATGCTCTCTGCGCTGGGGAACACGTGCGAGAGGCATTGGGAAAACCAAGGAAATATTTACACTGGGAGGGGACTGTTTACAGTGCAGTTCAAACAGTTGACGTTATTTAGAGCAGCCAGTGCTatgtaatattttgcttttgctcttctcATGAGGGTCGGGCATAAGGAAAGGATCaaatggggcgagcagggccgtCCTTGGACGGTACGGAGTATCTAACAGCTGCAGTCAGGATAGGTGGTGAGAAGAATAAGCAACTGTGATTCAGTCTCGTGGTTGAAGTCAAGGTCAGGGTGGACTCTGGGGTGGTTGTAGTGTGGGGACACCAATGTTCGTTGGAGATTTTGGCCCCGTTAGCTGGTGTTTGGATGGTCTCTGAAGCCCACGTGTGCTGCAGCGTGACGGGCTGTCAGTAATGCgaaagtataatttaaaaatttggaAGTCTCTTTTGCGTTGGGAGAAGGGAATACAACTGAGGTACTGATGTCATGATGTTCTGTGTGGCTGTTGAGCTGGGAATTTGCGTTCAAACTGCTTCATGTTACAGTATCTTCCCCAGCATGCTTTGTAGGTATACCacatattgttttaatttcaaaccAGCCTGTCTCTCTTGTTCTGTTTTTAGCATGGCTGACAAGAACAGCACCCTGAAATGCACGTTCTCTGCTCCTGGCCACAGCACCACTCTACTGCAGGGACTGGCCTCGCTCCGAGCTCAGGCTCAGCTGCTTGATGTCATCCTCACTATAAATAATGAAGTGTTTCAGGTTCATAAAGTTGTCTTGGCTGCCTGCAGTGACTATTTCAGGTGAGAATCCGATAGGAAAGCAGGCATTTTTACCTTTCCCATTGGTTTTCCGTTTCCcaatcctcccccaccccaacctTCCCACCGCACCCCAGAAGCATACCCACGCACAACCCTCTGGAGGGATGTTTTGCCCCACGGATGCCGGCGGGATTACCTGCAGGCATGTAGAGGCTCGGAAGTCAGTCCTGCACGCAGATGAGGTTTGTGCGAGGGCTGCTGGGCCCAGACACAGGTTCAAGCCCAGGTCTTGAACCCACCTCGGGTGGGTGCTCTGCCCGCTGAAGGAAACAGGCTTTTGCCCTGCAGCTACTGGAGCTGATTGCGAAGTGGCAGCAAGGGCTCTTCACTGAGTCATCCCATTGAACGGTGGTGCCCATTGTAAACGCACTTATGTTATCTTTAAATACCACTGATCTGTCTCCAGCCCTCACTGTTCACAGGCTGAAGACCGTGAAGCGCTTTGTGTGTGCGTTCCCCAGACCCCACCCCGGGAGATAGGGGAGAATTGTCCCACCTTGTGTCGGTAGAAAACTGAAGCATGGAGATGAGTTTTCCCAGCCAAATTAATGCAGAGTGAGCCAATTGCAGAGCAGGAAACTCAGTCTTAAGTGAAAATATGTATTCATCCATCTTGCCCCTGTCAAAATCCTTTGTAATGATCTCTGGCTTGGAAGGACTTTTGAGTTAGGGATCTTTTCTGGCAGCACCAGGAGCAGCATCAAGTGAGGGGCATGCTGGAGGCAACGGGTGTAGGGGAGGTTCAAAACACCAGAGAACTCGACCCGGGTGTTGTTCCAGAGTGCAGGTCGTGGCAAGTGAAGGGTGGAGAAGGGCTGTCCGGTGGGGTTTGCAGTCCCCTGACGTGTAGGTTCCTTCCTGACCCAAGCAGATCCATTTGCTGAGCAGGTAACGGAGAGCCAGGGACTTCATTATCCCTTGGCACGTCTCCTGGATCCCGTCACCCATTTCTTCAGCCGCTCCGATGATGTCTGTCTTGTGTATACACACATTTTCTAGGctgttcccttctctctccctttgctAACACAAACCTTCCAAGCTTATCACTCTCCCTAACAGGCATGCAATTAATGGTGGAGCTGATCTCCCACCAAATGCTAATAGCACTATTTGTATTCATAAATGCTGTATGCAGTGCCACTGCTAGTGTGTTTTCACTGTCGAAATATAATTGCTGAGTAGGTTTCTTGTTATAACTTCTGTGGTGCTAAGGAAGGTTGTCCTGGGGAACAATGGCAGAATAATCTAGCTTTTGAAAATACTCTGTTTTTATGCAGAAAGGGGGAGGTAAAAGAGTGAAATTGAGGCATTTATATAATCAGCATTTTAGAACCATAACACTTTTCAAAGGAATTGCATTCTATTTGATGATTTGTCTTCATCACGGTAACAATAacgcttttcttcccttctgcacgTTCAGCTCTGTGTAGCTAATGCAGGAGCACACACATGGCTGCGTATCCTCTGGGGCAAGGGATCAGGGCCGCACGCTGTTCTGTGACATGGGATATGCGAGGGGATTTTAGCAAAATGCGCTCATCTGCTCTATGGACAAATAATTGCGAACAGTATTCCTGGTCACTCGGTTACAGAGAGCTGATTTCATATGCAGATATTTCCTTATTTAGGTCATTTAGGATTTCTTGGGTTTATGCTGGACGGCAGCAGGTTTTCTAGCCTGGTTTGGACAGGAAACTTGGAACTCCTGTCTTTTGACAACGTTCCCAAGATATTCCTTTATTCCTGTGTTGATGCAGAAGAGCAGGGTCTGTTCAGCAGTTTTCTGACTAACTCGCACCTTAGAGTCCCTGCAGCTTCCTGGGGCAGCTCTAATGACACCGTGCCTTCACAACGAATTTACCTTTCTGATGGAAAAGAGTAGGTTATCGATGGGGGAAAAACCAGCCCAAATTGTGCGGGCAGCTGCCAGCAGTTTAAGAGGTCTTTTGTATGGCAGTCTGTAGCCTTGCTGTGAGGTGTGTGTCCGCGAGTGGTGAAACTCCATGTCCCTGTTCTTCCAGCAACCTGCTTTGGCTTCCCCCGAACTGCTCTGCTACTGCTTGTTGAATACTACACAGAGCACAAACCTTTGCCCCCGAGCTACCCATATATAACAAAACCTGATGAAATTTAATGTAAACGTATAAAAAACCAAATGTGCAGTTATGTCCCCATCACGCCCACAGGCCCCGTAGCTGGGAAATGCAGCGCCGCTCTAGAAATGCGGTTTACGAGATGGCTGTGCGCAGTCCTTGGCGTGGTATGTGCTTCCTGTGGAATTTAGAAGCCTCCCAAGGAGGTGATCTAGGGCCTAATCTCTGCGTGGCCTGGTCAACTGATGTGCTTGCAGCTGTGCTGTaacaaaatcttcttttttttttcctttttttttaattgcctgttaGCCCCCTGCCGTCGTACTGCAACATGACAGACGTTTTCTGAAGTGGCTGCAACTCCTATTTTCTTAAGGTGTTGGGAATGAGCCTTGGAGGGGAGGTTCTGTTGTGATTACCAAAGCTGTTCCTAAGATGTGTTGCATCTGCAATATTTAAGCCATTGCGTAGTTACCCAACGATACAAGGGGCTAGCTGAAACCTCTGCCGAAaggcagtgctgcaggcaggCTCAGAGGGTTGCAGGCCTCCTGAACACGGGTGACTTCTGAAGTGTGTTCTTTCTTTGTGCTCCAAACCCTGCATACTTACACTCTTAGGGAATGGTATCCAGTCTCTGCTGGTGCAGATCCCGTTGCATTCTTTGGTTGTCGAATGTCACGGATTCATTGGTGTCCAGCGCGCTGCACTCGCTGCTCTGGTAGCTCTACCTGCTTCTTGAAGCTTTGTCCTGTGGTCCACGTTCTCATAGCTGAATGTTAAATCTTAGTGCACTGTTTATGCAAGCTTTATGTAAGTAATTGCATACTCTCATTTCTCCTGGCTCAGTCCTGGCTCAAGGATTTAGCCTTGATttattcttccccttccccatcctccttaAGAGAACAGcatgtttgaaaaaataaaataaaattctgaagtgATACATCATTTTACGTGTATTTAAAGGGGGGAAAatcttttgtttgtgtttttgacCTCCAGGGCGATGTTCACGGGCGGGATGAGAGAAGCCAGCCAAGATGTGATCGAACTGAAAGGTGTATCTGCAAAAGGACTGAAACACATAATAGACTTTGCGTACAGTGCTGAAGTGACTCTTGATCTTGACTGTATTCAGGatgtgctgggagctgctgtcttCCTCCAGATGGTGCCTGTCGTGGAGCTCTGTGAAGAATTTCTGAAGTCCGCCATGAGCGTAGAAACGTGTCTCAATATCGGGCAGATGGCCACCACCTTTAGCCTCGCATCCTTGAAGGAATCAGTAGATGCATTCACTTTTAGGCATTTCCTCCAGATCTCCGAGGAAGAGGATTTCCTCCACCTGCCACTGGAGCGCCTCGTTTTCTTCTTGCAGAGCAATAAGCTGAAAAGCTGCAGTGAAATAGACCTCTTCCGTGCTGCCGTCCGCTGGCTGCAGTATGACCCAACGCGCCGTGCCAATGCCAGCCAGGTGCTCTGCCACATCCGCTTCCCGCTGATGAAGTCCTCGGAGCTGGTGGACAGCGTCCAGACCTTGGACATCATGGTGGAAGACGTCTTGTGCCGGCAGTATTTGCTGGAAGCCTTCAATTACCAGATCCTGCCCTTCCGTCAGCACGAGATGCAGTCCCCTCGGACCACCATTCGCTCGGATGTCCTGTCCCTCATCACCTTTGGTGGCACTCCCTACACCGATAACGACCGCACGGTGAGCTGCAAAGTCTACTACCTGCCAGATGCCAGCATGCGCCAGTTTAAGGAGCTGACGGAA from the Rissa tridactyla isolate bRisTri1 chromosome 22, bRisTri1.patW.cur.20221130, whole genome shotgun sequence genome contains:
- the KLHL26 gene encoding kelch-like protein 26 isoform X2, which codes for MAESGGAEFAAERPSSMADKNSTLKCTFSAPGHSTTLLQGLASLRAQAQLLDVILTINNEVFQVHKVVLAACSDYFRAMFTGGMREASQDVIELKGVSAKGLKHIIDFAYSAEVTLDLDCIQDVLGAAVFLQMVPVVELCEEFLKSAMSVETCLNIGQMATTFSLASLKESVDAFTFRHFLQISEEEDFLHLPLERLVFFLQSNKLKSCSEIDLFRAAVRWLQYDPTRRANASQVLCHIRFPLMKSSELVDSVQTLDIMVEDVLCRQYLLEAFNYQILPFRQHEMQSPRTTIRSDVLSLITFGGTPYTDNDRTVSCKVYYLPDASMRQFKELTEMEVGSSHSCVAVLDNFVYIVGGQHLQYRSGEGAVDICYRYDPHLNQWLRIQAMQESRIQFQLNVLHGMVYATGGRNRSGSLASVEKYCPKNNEWTYVCSLKRRTWGHAGATVGDKLYISGGYGISVEDKKALHCYDPAVDQWEFKTPMNEPRVLHAMVSANNRIYALGGRMDHVDRCFDVLAVEYYVPETDQWTTVSPMRAGQSEAGCCLLEKKIYIVGGYNWHLNNVTSIVQVYNTETDEWERDLHFPESFAGIACAPVILPQVTTQR
- the KLHL26 gene encoding kelch-like protein 26 isoform X3 codes for the protein MADKNSTLKCTFSAPGHSTTLLQGLASLRAQAQLLDVILTINNEVFQVHKVVLAACSDYFRAMFTGGMREASQDVIELKGVSAKGLKHIIDFAYSAEVTLDLDCIQDVLGAAVFLQMVPVVELCEEFLKSAMSVETCLNIGQMATTFSLASLKESVDAFTFRHFLQISEEEDFLHLPLERLVFFLQSNKLKSCSEIDLFRAAVRWLQYDPTRRANASQVLCHIRFPLMKSSELVDSVQTLDIMVEDVLCRQYLLEAFNYQILPFRQHEMQSPRTTIRSDVLSLITFGGTPYTDNDRTVSCKVYYLPDASMRQFKELTEMEVGSSHSCVAVLDNFVYIVGGQHLQYRSGEGAVDICYRYDPHLNQWLRIQAMQESRIQFQLNVLHGMVYATGGRNRSGSLASVEKYCPKNNEWTYVCSLKRRTWGHAGATVGDKLYISGGYGISVEDKKALHCYDPAVDQWEFKTPMNEPRVLHAMVSANNRIYALGGRMDHVDRCFDVLAVEYYVPETDQWTTVSPMRAGQSEAGCCLLEKKIYIVGGYNWHLNNVTSIVQVYNTETDEWERDLHFPESFAGIACAPVILPQVTTQR